GGCCCGATTTCGCCGTCTGCCGGGGTCGCCGTCAACGGACACAGCGTTCGCGGCCCGGTGGTGGAAGCGCTTGTCGGACTTGGCTTTGCGATCAAGCAGGCCGAGGAGGCCACCGACAAGGTACTCGCCGCCGACGAGGAGGCCACCACCTCAACGGCGCTGCGGTCGGCGCTGTCGTTGCTCGGGAAGACGAAATGAGCCCCGACGACGACGAACCCGAAGACCGGGAGGTCTCCGCGGCGCTGACCGTCGGCGAGGGCGACGTCGACGCCAGCCTGCGCCCGCGATCGCTCGGGGAGTTCATCGGTCAACCGCGGGTGCGCGAGCAGTTGCAGCTGGTTATCGAAGGGGCCAAGAACCGCGGCGGCACACCGGATCACATCCTGCTGTCGGGCCCGCCGGGGCTGGGCAAGACGTCGCTGGCGATGATCATCGCCGCCGAGCTCGGGTCCTCGCTGCGGGTGACGTCGGGGCCGGCGCTGGAGCGCGCCGGCGATCTGGCGGCGATGCTCTCCAACCTCGTCGAGAACGACGTGCTATTCATCGACGAGATCCACCGCATCGCCCGGCCCGCCGAAGAGATGCTGTATCTGGCGATGGAGGATTTCCGGGTCGACGTCGTTGTAGGCAAAGGCCCTGGGGCAACGTCGATTCCGCTCGAAGTCGCGCCGTTCACTCTGGTCGGGGCGACCACCCGGTCGGGCGCGCTGACCGGTCCGCTGCGGGACAGGTTCGGCTTCACCGCGCACATGGACTTCTACGAACCGGCCGAGTTGGAGCGGGTGTTGAGCCGCTCCGCGAGAATCCTGGGCATCGAGTTGGGTCGCGAGGCGGGCGCGGAGATCGCACGCCGTTCGCGGGGGACCCCACGCATCGCCAACCGGCTGCTGCGCCGGGTGCGCGACTACGCCGAGGTGCGGGCCGACGGCGTGATCACTCGCGACGTCGCCAAGGCGGCGTTGGCGGTCTACGACGTCGACGAGCTCGGCCTCGACCGGCTGGACCGCGCGGTGCTGTCGGCGCTGACCCGCAGCTTCGGTGGCGGCCCGGTCGGGGTGTCGACGCTCGCGGTGGCTGTGGGCGAAGAAGCCACCACGGTCGAAGAGGTGTGCGAGCCTTTCCTGGTGCGGGCGGGCATGATTGCCCGCACACCGCGCGGCAGGGTCGCAACCCCGCAGGCGTGGACGCACTTAGGGATGACACCACCCCCGCGCGCCAGCGGTTTGGGGCAGACGGGACTGTTCGAGTAGCGGGTCGCCGCCGAAGATTTGGAGGTCGTAATGATCACTGCCGCACTGGTATTCGCCGGGCTGGCCGCGCTGCTGCACGTCTACATCTTCACGATGGAGTCGCTGACATGGACCAGCAAGCGCACCCGGGCCGCGTTCGGTACCACCGCCGAGGAGGCGGAGACCACCAAACTCCTCGCGTTCAACCAGGGGTTCTACAACCTGTTTCTCGCCATTGTCGGCGCTGTCGGCATTGTGGCAATCGAATTGGGGCACACGGACATTGGCGCGGCACTGATCTTCGCCGGCGTCGGCTCGATGGCCGCGGCGGCCGTCGTGCTGCTGGCGTCTGCACCGGACAAGGCACGGGCGGCATTGACCCAGGGCCTCTTTCCGGCGATCGCGGTGGTGTTACTGGTCGCCGGCCTGCACTAGTTCTTGGTGAGCTGGAAGCTCACGATGATGCTTGCCGGCTTGGGGCGCAGGCCGGTCGTTCGGATGTAACTCCGCTCCCTGTGCGCTGACCCGAACACGCGGTGTGATCGCCGCTGTAGCGAATTTCCCTACCTCGTCTGGTCACCATCGGGCGCGTCGGTCGACGCGATCCTGAATAAACCCGGCAATTGCTGACCTTGACCACCTGTCGCATAGACCTCGGTAAATGCGTTTTCCCGTCGGTCCTCATCGTTGCCCAGCTGTGGATTAATGAGTCGGCTCTGAGGCCTGTCTAAGGCGCGGGCATTACCGTGACGCGCACGTTGACGGCACCAAGTGGCAAAGCCGGGGCGTAGGGGTACTCAGCACGCTCTTGACACTCCGGTGTCCACTGTTTGAGGAGAACTCGAAAAAATGAATGGCACCTTGCACATGCCGCGCAGCCGAGGCGCTGTCAGTGGACTGCTCTTACTGGCGCTCGGTGCGTGGGGAGCGTTGATCCCCTTCATCGGACCGTACTTCCATTTCGCGTACACCCCCGGCGAGCCCTGGGTTTGGAGCACGGCGCGGGCATGGCTCGAGGTGTTCCCGGGAGTCGTCACTGTGGCCGGTGGATTCCTGCTGCTGATCTCCGGGAACCGGGTGACCGCCATGTTCGGC
The sequence above is a segment of the Candidatus Mycobacterium wuenschmannii genome. Coding sequences within it:
- the ruvB gene encoding Holliday junction branch migration DNA helicase RuvB: MSPDDDEPEDREVSAALTVGEGDVDASLRPRSLGEFIGQPRVREQLQLVIEGAKNRGGTPDHILLSGPPGLGKTSLAMIIAAELGSSLRVTSGPALERAGDLAAMLSNLVENDVLFIDEIHRIARPAEEMLYLAMEDFRVDVVVGKGPGATSIPLEVAPFTLVGATTRSGALTGPLRDRFGFTAHMDFYEPAELERVLSRSARILGIELGREAGAEIARRSRGTPRIANRLLRRVRDYAEVRADGVITRDVAKAALAVYDVDELGLDRLDRAVLSALTRSFGGGPVGVSTLAVAVGEEATTVEEVCEPFLVRAGMIARTPRGRVATPQAWTHLGMTPPPRASGLGQTGLFE
- a CDS encoding DUF1304 domain-containing protein, whose product is MITAALVFAGLAALLHVYIFTMESLTWTSKRTRAAFGTTAEEAETTKLLAFNQGFYNLFLAIVGAVGIVAIELGHTDIGAALIFAGVGSMAAAAVVLLASAPDKARAALTQGLFPAIAVVLLVAGLH